One part of the Solanum dulcamara chromosome 8, daSolDulc1.2, whole genome shotgun sequence genome encodes these proteins:
- the LOC129901018 gene encoding transcription factor MYB15-like, producing the protein MGRAPCCEKMGLKKGAWTPQEDNILISYIQNNGHSNWRALPKLAGLLRCGKSCRLRWTNYLRPDIKRGNFTKEEEDTIILLHENLGNRWSAIAARLPGRTDNEIKNVWHTNLKKKLKNYQPSQNSKRGSKINHDSNKGPTTSESSNNSDFSTSTSSTKQHIKIAPSSPQLSSSEISSVTLVVDDHQMVIIKEEKIESSSSEEYFPNIDESFWTDEFSTENNNDYVMAAGHDQEIQVMREENVDIFKTSTKMEEDMDFWYNVFIKTGDLPELPEF; encoded by the exons ATGGGTAGAGCTCCTTGCTGTGAGAAGATGGGATTGAAGAAAGGGGCATGGACTCCTCAAGAAGacaacattctcatctcttaCATTCAAAATAATGGACATTCCAATTGGCGTGCCCTCCCCAAACTTGCTG gaCTATTGAGATGTGGGAAGAGTTGCAGACTGCGATGGACTAATTATTTGCGTCCAGATATAAAAAGGGGAAATTTCACCAAGGAAGAAGAAGACACCATAATCCTGCTTCATGAAAACCTTGGCAATAg ATGGTCTGCAATAGCTGCAAGATTACCAGGGCGAACagataatgaaataaaaaatgtttGGCACACCAACTTGAAGAAGAAGCTCAAAAATTATCAACCTTCTCAAAATTCCAAAAGAGGCTCCAAGATTAATCATGATTCCAACAAGGGTCCTACTACTTCAGAATCCTCCAATAATTCTGATTTTAGTACTAGTACTAGTAGTACTAAACAACACATTAAAATTGCCCCTAGCTCACCACAACTTTCATCTAGTGAAATTTCAAGTGTGACATTGGTCGTTGATGATCATCAAATGGTCAttataaaggaagaaaaaattgaatcgTCATCGTCGGAGGAGTATTTTCCCAATATCGATGAGAGTTTCTGGACAGATGAATTTTCAACGGAGAATAATAACGACTATGTTATGGCTGCTGGTCATGATCAAGAAATACAAGTGATGAGGGAAGAAAATGTGGACATATTTAAGACTAGTACAAAAATGGAGGAAGACATGGACTTTTGGTACAATGTTTTCATAAAGACAGGGGACTTGCCAGAATTACCGGAATTTTGA